A single genomic interval of Tursiops truncatus isolate mTurTru1 chromosome 16, mTurTru1.mat.Y, whole genome shotgun sequence harbors:
- the AFAP1L2 gene encoding actin filament-associated protein 1-like 2 isoform X25, translated as MRDARICAFLWRKKWLGQWAKQLCVIKDTRLLCYKSSKDHSPQLDVNLLGSSVVHKEKQVRKKEHKLKITPVSADVIVLGLQSKDQAEQWLRVIQEVSGLPSEGACEGSQYTPDAQRPSCPKKTEVRVNLEIPSHWGEKQGLSLKSQHTRFPGQPDVTEKYLSASDYGSSIDGHPEVPETKDVKKKCSAGLKLSNLMNLGRKKSTSLEPPERSLETTSYLNVLVNSQWKSRWCSVRDSHLYFYQDRNRSKAAQQPLSLVGCEVVPDPSPDHLYSFRILHDGEELAKLEAKSSEEMGHWLGLLLSESGSKTDPEEFTYDYVDADRVSCIVSAAKTSLLLMQRKFSEPNTYIDGLPSQHHQELLYDDVEVSELTAVGEAPEEAAPATDAPSEPDSDRVYLDLTPVKSFLHGTGGAQARAPSPTLPQPDPPAEALPADLNPTPDEPLMVSPENPELQVQGAPQQVSWPHLLGCLGQLGPVCFLPKQMQQESQEPEEPSLGITAVKIQTEQQKISFPPSCPDTVPITPAGASPPVKDRLKATNAEIKLGKNRTEAEVKRYTEEKERLEKKKEEIRGHLAQLRREKRELKETLLKCTADWLLSADKGAAASLEEKLKEIDEECRVEECRRVDLELSIVEVKDSLKKAEAGPVTLGTTVDTTHLENVSPRPKAATSTPAPDCTPVNSATALKNRPLSVMVTGKGTVLQKAKLLLGICRLATEDN; from the exons ATGCGCGACGCCCGCATCTGTGCTTTCCTGTGGCGCAAGAagtggctgggccagtgggcCAAGCAGCTCTGCGTGATCAAGGACACCAGGCTCCTG TGTTACAAGTCCTCCAAGGACCACAGTCCTCAGCTGGACGTGAACTTGCTGGGCAGCAGTGTGGTGCACAAGGAGAAGCAAGTGCGGAAGAAGGAGCACAAGCTGAAGATCACCCCCGTGAGCGCCGACGTGATCGTGCTGGGCCTGCAGAGCAAGGACCAGGCTGAGCAGTGGCTCAGG gTCATCCAGGAGGTGAGTGGCCTGCCTTCTGAAGGAGCTTGTGAGGGAAGCCAGTACACCCCAGATGCCCAGCGCCCGAGTTGTCCGAAA AAAACCGAAGTCAGAGTAAACCTGGAGATTCCTTCACATTGGGGTGAGAAACAAGGCCTCTCCCTAAAGAGCCAGCACACAAGATTCCCGGGCCAG cCAGATGTAACTGAGAAGTACCTGTCAGCCTCGGACTATGGAAGCTCCATAGATGGCCACCCTGAGGTCCCAGAGACCAAAGACG TCAAGAAGAAATGTTCTGCTGGCCTCAAACTGAGCAACCTAATGAACCTGGGCAGGAAGAAATCTACCTCGCTGGAGCCTCCGGAAAGGTCCCTCGAGACAACCA GTTACCTGAACGTGCTGGTGAACAGCCAGTGGAAGTCGCGCTGGTGCTCCGTCAGGGACAGTCACCTGTACTTCTACCAGGACCGGAACCGCAGCAAGGCGGCCCAGCAGCCCCTCAGCCTGGTGGGCTGTGAGGTGGTGCCGGACCCGAGCCCCGACCACCTCTACTCCTTCCGCATCCTCCACGACGGCGAGGAGCTGGCCAAGCTCGAG GCCAAGTCTTCCGAGGAAATGGGCCACTGGCTAGGCCTCCTGCTTTCTGAGTCGGGCTCCAAGACAGACCCAGAAGAATTCACTTACGACTACGTGGATGCCGACAGGGTTTCCTGTATCGTAAGCGCCGCCAAAACCTCTCTGCT ACTGATGCAGAGAAAGTTCTCAGAGCCGAACACTTACATTGACGGCCTGCCCAGCCAGCATCACCAGGAGCTACTGTATGATGACGTGGAGGTGTCAGAGCTGACGGCTGTG GGGGAAGCCCCTGAGGAAGCTGCTCCTGCGACAGATGCCCCGAGTGAGCCTGACTCCGACCGCGTATACCTGGACCTCACGCCCGTCAAGTCCTTCCTGCACGGCACCGGCGGTGCACAGGCCCGGGCCCCCTCGCCCACGCTGCCCCAGCCGGACCCTCCGGCCGAGGCCCTCCCTGCAGACCTGAACCCCACCCCCGATGAGCCCCTCATGGTGTCTCCAGAGAACCCCGAGTTGCAGGTACAGGGGGCCCCCCAGCAGGTGAGCTGGCCTCACCTTCTGGGGTGTCTCGGCCAGCTGGGTCCTGTTTGCTTTCTCCCAAAGCAGATGCAGCAGGAGAGTCAGGAACCTGAGGAGCCTTCCCTGGGAATCACGGCAGTCAAAATCCAGACTGAACAGCAGAAGATCTCCTTCCCACCGAGCTGCCCTGACACTGTGCCCATCACCCCAGCCGGGGCCAGCCCACCTGTGAAAGACAGGTTGAAGGCAACCAATGCAG AGATCAAACTTGGCAAGAACAGGACAGAAGCCGAGGTGAAGCGGTacacagaggagaaggagaggcttgagaagaagaaggaagaaatccGGGGGCACCTGGCTCAGCTCCGGAGGGAGAAACGGGAGTTGAAGGAGACCCTGTTGAAGTGTACAG CCGACTGGCTTCTCTCTGCAGACAAGGGGGCGGCAGCCAGCCTGGAGGAGAAGCTGAAGGAGATCGATGAGGAGTGCAGGGTGGAGGAGTGCAGGCGCGTGGACCTGGAGCTCAGCATTGTGGAGGTGAAGGACAGCCTGAAGAAGGCCGAGGCCGGGCCCGTGACGCTGGGCACAACTGTAGACACCACCCACCTGGAGAACGTGAGCCCCCGA CCCAAAGCTGCCACCTCGACTCCTGCCCCGGACTGTACCCCAGTCAACTCCGCAACTGCGCTCAAGAACAGGCCTCTGTCGGTCATGGTCACAGGCAAAGGCACCGTCCTCCAGAAAGCCAAG CTTCTTCTAGGAATATGTAGGTTGGCTACGGAGGATAACTAA
- the AFAP1L2 gene encoding actin filament-associated protein 1-like 2 isoform X15 — MKRPNHMTHPSMFLLALNSAVRPREQRNSCRVVEAETEACRADTGSGAIWAAIVRRAFRSARVAAFPGGPAPAAPRTEPGTGQAQWAAAGGSPSSGLRRRPSPPGPSEAISSLSGGNGGPQQGHWTSQEQACEGRVWSEVSTGSEATGFEEEEGDSWFYVTCVCGRRQHPRRLAQGFGGRKVRLEDGEAVSSSYESYDEDESSKGKSAPYQWPSPEASIELMRDARICAFLWRKKWLGQWAKQLCVIKDTRLLCYKSSKDHSPQLDVNLLGSSVVHKEKQVRKKEHKLKITPVSADVIVLGLQSKDQAEQWLRVIQEVSGLPSEGACEGSQYTPDAQRPSCPKKTEVRVNLEIPSHWGEKQGLSLKSQHTRFPGQPDVTEKYLSASDYGSSIDGHPEVPETKDVKKKCSAGLKLSNLMNLGRKKSTSLEPPERSLETTSYLNVLVNSQWKSRWCSVRDSHLYFYQDRNRSKAAQQPLSLVGCEVVPDPSPDHLYSFRILHDGEELAKLEAKSSEEMGHWLGLLLSESGSKTDPEEFTYDYVDADRVSCIVSAAKTSLLLMQRKFSEPNTYIDGLPSQHHQELLYDDVEVSELTAVGEAPEEAAPATDAPSEPDSDRVYLDLTPVKSFLHGTGGAQARAPSPTLPQPDPPAEALPADLNPTPDEPLMVSPENPELQVQGAPQQVSWPHLLGCLGQLGPVCFLPKQMQQESQEPEEPSLGITAVKIQTEQQKISFPPSCPDTVPITPAGASPPVKDRLKATNAEIKLGKNRTEAEVKRYTEEKERLEKKKEEIRGHLAQLRREKRELKETLLKCTADWLLSADKGAAASLEEKLKEIDEECRVEECRRVDLELSIVEVKDSLKKAEAGPVTLGTTVDTTHLENVSPRPKAATSTPAPDCTPVNSATALKNRPLSVMVTGKGTVLQKAKLLLGICRLATEDN, encoded by the exons ATGAAGAGGCCGAACCATATGACACATCCCTCAATG TTTTTGTTGGCCTTGAATAGCGCAGTGAGGCCTCGGGAACAGAGAAATTCTTGCAGGGTGGTGGAGGCGGAAACCGAGGCATGCAGAGCGGACACAGGATCGGGTGCAATTTG GGCTGCGATTGTGAGGAGAGCCTTCAGGAGTGCGAGGGTGGCCGCCTTCCCCGGAGGGCCAGCTCCTGCTGCTCCCAGGACAGAACCAGGGACAGGGCAGGCCCAGTGGGCCGCTGCTGGAGGCTCGCCCAGCTCTGGGCTCAGACGGCGACCCTCTCCTCCTGGGCCCTCAGAAGCGATCTCATCCCTCAGCGGAGGAAATGGAGGCCCCCAGCAGGGGCACTGGACCTCTCAAGAGCAGGCGTGTGAGGGCCGCGTCTGGTCAGAGGTTTCCACGGGGTCTGAGGCGACAGGAtttgaggaggaagagggagactCCTGGTTTTATGTCACCTGCGTCTGCGGCCGAAGGCAGCATCCAAGGCGCCTTGCTCAGGGGTTTGGGGGCCGGAAAGTCCGCCTGG AGGACGGAGAGGCCGTGAGCAGTTCCTACGAGTCCTACGACGAGGACGAAAGCAGCAAGGGCAAGTCGGCCCCCTACCAGTGGCCCTCGCCCGAGGCCAGCATCGAGCTGATGCGCGACGCCCGCATCTGTGCTTTCCTGTGGCGCAAGAagtggctgggccagtgggcCAAGCAGCTCTGCGTGATCAAGGACACCAGGCTCCTG TGTTACAAGTCCTCCAAGGACCACAGTCCTCAGCTGGACGTGAACTTGCTGGGCAGCAGTGTGGTGCACAAGGAGAAGCAAGTGCGGAAGAAGGAGCACAAGCTGAAGATCACCCCCGTGAGCGCCGACGTGATCGTGCTGGGCCTGCAGAGCAAGGACCAGGCTGAGCAGTGGCTCAGG gTCATCCAGGAGGTGAGTGGCCTGCCTTCTGAAGGAGCTTGTGAGGGAAGCCAGTACACCCCAGATGCCCAGCGCCCGAGTTGTCCGAAA AAAACCGAAGTCAGAGTAAACCTGGAGATTCCTTCACATTGGGGTGAGAAACAAGGCCTCTCCCTAAAGAGCCAGCACACAAGATTCCCGGGCCAG cCAGATGTAACTGAGAAGTACCTGTCAGCCTCGGACTATGGAAGCTCCATAGATGGCCACCCTGAGGTCCCAGAGACCAAAGACG TCAAGAAGAAATGTTCTGCTGGCCTCAAACTGAGCAACCTAATGAACCTGGGCAGGAAGAAATCTACCTCGCTGGAGCCTCCGGAAAGGTCCCTCGAGACAACCA GTTACCTGAACGTGCTGGTGAACAGCCAGTGGAAGTCGCGCTGGTGCTCCGTCAGGGACAGTCACCTGTACTTCTACCAGGACCGGAACCGCAGCAAGGCGGCCCAGCAGCCCCTCAGCCTGGTGGGCTGTGAGGTGGTGCCGGACCCGAGCCCCGACCACCTCTACTCCTTCCGCATCCTCCACGACGGCGAGGAGCTGGCCAAGCTCGAG GCCAAGTCTTCCGAGGAAATGGGCCACTGGCTAGGCCTCCTGCTTTCTGAGTCGGGCTCCAAGACAGACCCAGAAGAATTCACTTACGACTACGTGGATGCCGACAGGGTTTCCTGTATCGTAAGCGCCGCCAAAACCTCTCTGCT ACTGATGCAGAGAAAGTTCTCAGAGCCGAACACTTACATTGACGGCCTGCCCAGCCAGCATCACCAGGAGCTACTGTATGATGACGTGGAGGTGTCAGAGCTGACGGCTGTG GGGGAAGCCCCTGAGGAAGCTGCTCCTGCGACAGATGCCCCGAGTGAGCCTGACTCCGACCGCGTATACCTGGACCTCACGCCCGTCAAGTCCTTCCTGCACGGCACCGGCGGTGCACAGGCCCGGGCCCCCTCGCCCACGCTGCCCCAGCCGGACCCTCCGGCCGAGGCCCTCCCTGCAGACCTGAACCCCACCCCCGATGAGCCCCTCATGGTGTCTCCAGAGAACCCCGAGTTGCAGGTACAGGGGGCCCCCCAGCAGGTGAGCTGGCCTCACCTTCTGGGGTGTCTCGGCCAGCTGGGTCCTGTTTGCTTTCTCCCAAAGCAGATGCAGCAGGAGAGTCAGGAACCTGAGGAGCCTTCCCTGGGAATCACGGCAGTCAAAATCCAGACTGAACAGCAGAAGATCTCCTTCCCACCGAGCTGCCCTGACACTGTGCCCATCACCCCAGCCGGGGCCAGCCCACCTGTGAAAGACAGGTTGAAGGCAACCAATGCAG AGATCAAACTTGGCAAGAACAGGACAGAAGCCGAGGTGAAGCGGTacacagaggagaaggagaggcttgagaagaagaaggaagaaatccGGGGGCACCTGGCTCAGCTCCGGAGGGAGAAACGGGAGTTGAAGGAGACCCTGTTGAAGTGTACAG CCGACTGGCTTCTCTCTGCAGACAAGGGGGCGGCAGCCAGCCTGGAGGAGAAGCTGAAGGAGATCGATGAGGAGTGCAGGGTGGAGGAGTGCAGGCGCGTGGACCTGGAGCTCAGCATTGTGGAGGTGAAGGACAGCCTGAAGAAGGCCGAGGCCGGGCCCGTGACGCTGGGCACAACTGTAGACACCACCCACCTGGAGAACGTGAGCCCCCGA CCCAAAGCTGCCACCTCGACTCCTGCCCCGGACTGTACCCCAGTCAACTCCGCAACTGCGCTCAAGAACAGGCCTCTGTCGGTCATGGTCACAGGCAAAGGCACCGTCCTCCAGAAAGCCAAG CTTCTTCTAGGAATATGTAGGTTGGCTACGGAGGATAACTAA
- the AFAP1L2 gene encoding actin filament-associated protein 1-like 2 isoform X24 has translation MNKVTVHKQQDAESQDKAPEEQSPLTNGEPSQHSSAPQKSLPDLPPPKIIPERKQLSTPKIESPEGYYEEAEPYDTSLNEDGEAVSSSYESYDEDESSKGKSAPYQWPSPEASIELMRDARICAFLWRKKWLGQWAKQLCVIKDTRLLCYKSSKDHSPQLDVNLLGSSVVHKEKQVRKKEHKLKITPVSADVIVLGLQSKDQAEQWLRVIQEVSGLPSEGACEGSQYTPDAQRPSCPKKTEVRVNLEIPSHWGEKQGLSLKSQHTRFPGQPDVTEKYLSASDYGSSIDGHPEVPETKDVKKKCSAGLKLSNLMNLGRKKSTSLEPPERSLETTSYLNVLVNSQWKSRWCSVRDSHLYFYQDRNRSKAAQQPLSLVGCEVVPDPSPDHLYSFRILHDGEELAKLEAKSSEEMGHWLGLLLSESGSKTDPEEFTYDYVDADRVSCIVSAAKTSLLLMQRKFSEPNTYIDGLPSQHHQELLYDDVEVSELTAVGEAPEEAAPATDAPSEPDSDRVYLDLTPVKSFLHGTGGAQARAPSPTLPQPDPPAEALPADLNPTPDEPLMVSPENPELQVQGAPQQVSWPHLLGCLGQLGPVCFLPKQMQQESQEPEEPSLGITAVKIQTEQQKISFPPSCPDTVPITPAGASPPVKDRLKATNAEIKLGKNRTEAEVKRYTEEKERLEKKKEEIRGHLAQLRREKRELKETLLKCTADWLLSADKGAAASLEEKLKEIDEECRVEECRRVDLELSIVEVKDSLKKAEAGPVTLGTTVDTTHLENVSPRPKAATSTPAPDCTPVNSATALKNRPLSVMVTGKGTVLQKAKLLLGICRLATEDN, from the exons ATTCCAGAACGGAAACAGCTCTCCACCCCAAAGATCGAGTCTCCAGAGGGTTACTATGAAGAGGCCGAACCATATGACACATCCCTCAATG AGGACGGAGAGGCCGTGAGCAGTTCCTACGAGTCCTACGACGAGGACGAAAGCAGCAAGGGCAAGTCGGCCCCCTACCAGTGGCCCTCGCCCGAGGCCAGCATCGAGCTGATGCGCGACGCCCGCATCTGTGCTTTCCTGTGGCGCAAGAagtggctgggccagtgggcCAAGCAGCTCTGCGTGATCAAGGACACCAGGCTCCTG TGTTACAAGTCCTCCAAGGACCACAGTCCTCAGCTGGACGTGAACTTGCTGGGCAGCAGTGTGGTGCACAAGGAGAAGCAAGTGCGGAAGAAGGAGCACAAGCTGAAGATCACCCCCGTGAGCGCCGACGTGATCGTGCTGGGCCTGCAGAGCAAGGACCAGGCTGAGCAGTGGCTCAGG gTCATCCAGGAGGTGAGTGGCCTGCCTTCTGAAGGAGCTTGTGAGGGAAGCCAGTACACCCCAGATGCCCAGCGCCCGAGTTGTCCGAAA AAAACCGAAGTCAGAGTAAACCTGGAGATTCCTTCACATTGGGGTGAGAAACAAGGCCTCTCCCTAAAGAGCCAGCACACAAGATTCCCGGGCCAG cCAGATGTAACTGAGAAGTACCTGTCAGCCTCGGACTATGGAAGCTCCATAGATGGCCACCCTGAGGTCCCAGAGACCAAAGACG TCAAGAAGAAATGTTCTGCTGGCCTCAAACTGAGCAACCTAATGAACCTGGGCAGGAAGAAATCTACCTCGCTGGAGCCTCCGGAAAGGTCCCTCGAGACAACCA GTTACCTGAACGTGCTGGTGAACAGCCAGTGGAAGTCGCGCTGGTGCTCCGTCAGGGACAGTCACCTGTACTTCTACCAGGACCGGAACCGCAGCAAGGCGGCCCAGCAGCCCCTCAGCCTGGTGGGCTGTGAGGTGGTGCCGGACCCGAGCCCCGACCACCTCTACTCCTTCCGCATCCTCCACGACGGCGAGGAGCTGGCCAAGCTCGAG GCCAAGTCTTCCGAGGAAATGGGCCACTGGCTAGGCCTCCTGCTTTCTGAGTCGGGCTCCAAGACAGACCCAGAAGAATTCACTTACGACTACGTGGATGCCGACAGGGTTTCCTGTATCGTAAGCGCCGCCAAAACCTCTCTGCT ACTGATGCAGAGAAAGTTCTCAGAGCCGAACACTTACATTGACGGCCTGCCCAGCCAGCATCACCAGGAGCTACTGTATGATGACGTGGAGGTGTCAGAGCTGACGGCTGTG GGGGAAGCCCCTGAGGAAGCTGCTCCTGCGACAGATGCCCCGAGTGAGCCTGACTCCGACCGCGTATACCTGGACCTCACGCCCGTCAAGTCCTTCCTGCACGGCACCGGCGGTGCACAGGCCCGGGCCCCCTCGCCCACGCTGCCCCAGCCGGACCCTCCGGCCGAGGCCCTCCCTGCAGACCTGAACCCCACCCCCGATGAGCCCCTCATGGTGTCTCCAGAGAACCCCGAGTTGCAGGTACAGGGGGCCCCCCAGCAGGTGAGCTGGCCTCACCTTCTGGGGTGTCTCGGCCAGCTGGGTCCTGTTTGCTTTCTCCCAAAGCAGATGCAGCAGGAGAGTCAGGAACCTGAGGAGCCTTCCCTGGGAATCACGGCAGTCAAAATCCAGACTGAACAGCAGAAGATCTCCTTCCCACCGAGCTGCCCTGACACTGTGCCCATCACCCCAGCCGGGGCCAGCCCACCTGTGAAAGACAGGTTGAAGGCAACCAATGCAG AGATCAAACTTGGCAAGAACAGGACAGAAGCCGAGGTGAAGCGGTacacagaggagaaggagaggcttgagaagaagaaggaagaaatccGGGGGCACCTGGCTCAGCTCCGGAGGGAGAAACGGGAGTTGAAGGAGACCCTGTTGAAGTGTACAG CCGACTGGCTTCTCTCTGCAGACAAGGGGGCGGCAGCCAGCCTGGAGGAGAAGCTGAAGGAGATCGATGAGGAGTGCAGGGTGGAGGAGTGCAGGCGCGTGGACCTGGAGCTCAGCATTGTGGAGGTGAAGGACAGCCTGAAGAAGGCCGAGGCCGGGCCCGTGACGCTGGGCACAACTGTAGACACCACCCACCTGGAGAACGTGAGCCCCCGA CCCAAAGCTGCCACCTCGACTCCTGCCCCGGACTGTACCCCAGTCAACTCCGCAACTGCGCTCAAGAACAGGCCTCTGTCGGTCATGGTCACAGGCAAAGGCACCGTCCTCCAGAAAGCCAAG CTTCTTCTAGGAATATGTAGGTTGGCTACGGAGGATAACTAA